The genomic segment TAGAATATCAAACTTGtttgttttaatctttattttcctGCCACTGGAATTGAATACTGAAGAAATTCCTGAAGCCAATATAATAGAGTgttttgtctatattttattgtatatattatattatattttatataatattatatattttatgaaccAGGTCTAAcgtctaagatttttttttgaagacCAGTTTTATTGGAAAGAGTTTCCTGAAAGCTACAAGCATGCTCCTTTCATAATTACTGTTCTAGAGAACTAATAGTTTCAGAGATGCCAGTGTTCAAATTATTAACACAATCCCACACATAAGTTTTTGGAGTAGTTTGGAATGTGGAGTCATTGATTTTAGCGTTGGAGATTAGAGAGGATGAAGTCAATAACCACAGATGGAAACAGTTTTACATGTGTTACAGACAAGATTCACACCTTAGAAAATACGATAAGATAACAAGTCCTAGTTAGTGGGACATGTGGCACACAGCACCAGTTTCACAGGAAGCTTAAGGAAGGAGGGGTGAGGGTCAGCAGTTGTTGGCAGTGGGCACCAAGGTAAGAGCAGCCACCAAGAGTAGGGAGTGGGTTGAGGACAGGTTTCTCCTAGGCCTGCCCAGCCTTGAACTTGCTCAAAGCCCTGTTGTGCAGCATCCTTTATAAAACATCTGCAATATTTCAAAAACACCTCCACCCCCTGTCCTGCTCATTTTTCCCAGAAATTTCAGGTCagcaaagacagaaataagaggGTCATGGTCAGGGCTCCCAGGGGGGACTATGCCTCCTATCCACTTCTGTCTCCATGTGATATAAGACATCAGCCAGGGTATGCTCCACCAAGGCCCATGTCACTCATAGGGCGGTAAGTGAGATCCTTTGGAGGAAACTTGAAACATGGTCCAAAGTTAATGGAAACTGTGCAGCTCTTGTACAGCAAGATGGCGGGAAAGTACACTCTCTCAAAGATGTCTTTGTAAGCCACACCTTGGTTGACGccgtttttataaaatattatctcaCTATGTGGCATCTGCTTGAGGCTCTTCTCTGCTTTATCCACAAAGTCTTTTTCCTCAAAATACAGATAACTCTTTAATTTTATCAGATCTTCATCTTTGTAAGTATCAGGCAGTGACTTGGCGGTCTCTGTGTCTTCAGAGAGATTGATGTAAAATCCCAGGACATCTCCCTGCTCATAGCCAGAGGAGTAGTGTTTGCCAATAGACTGGTGAAACTTGGTCCCTTTTTTGCTCCGCCAAGAATAGCTAAATTTATCATAAGCTAAAGGAGCCTGAAGATTACCTAACGGCTGGGACCAACCAAGTCTGGCTGCAGTGTCAGGAGGCATCTCGTCCACTGTGATTTCAAAGTACCAGGTGCCTTTCCGAACACCGTGAGAAGCTCGAACCATAGAATAGCCTTTCTCTCCAACCACGGTGAGCCTGTTGTCAGAGATCTTTAACTGGGGAGCTCGATCATGTAAGGCTAACAAAACCCGTTCATACAGGCAGGCTCTGTAGAGATCTCCAGGAATAGGTTTTCCTGCCCAACAGCCAAGTTCAAGTTTCTCAGGATCAGGAGCGTGGGGTTCAGGCTCAGCTAGAATATACCGGTAGCCATCCTTGTTAAATGGGTGTTCTAAGGGGTAACCATGAGGGGGAAGGCGCTGGGCAGAAAACAAAGGATCACTCCGGGCCTTCTTTGCCGTCCCTGTGGTTCCTCCATCCTGTTGTTTGCGCTTTGCTACTCTTCCTTTTCCACTACTTCCTGCTGTAATTCCCCCATTTAGATTTCCACCAGTAGACATGGCACTGCTTTGTTTTTGATTGTCATAAGCAGGACCAATGTTACTAAGATCCTGATCCAGAAGTCCAAATTTTGGATATTCTTCTTCTGGGTCCTTACTCCCAGGATCAGGATGCTCCTTTACCAAGAAAACATCTCTTTCTTTACTcattattttaacaattttatttggCCAAGTCATTTTTTCCAGGTCGCTGTCTGGTTGTCATGCATTCCCAGTATTTATCAATAAATGGTATGATATCCTTATCCTTGGAAAACATAGTTTTTGGATGCTCATCTTGTGTTCGAGATTGCCATGTCAGGTTGGCCAAAGCACTACGGCACATTTCCTTCAAGTTGCTTGCTTGCGGAGGAAATAGGTATTCCCACTATGACGGCACACATTGCAACGAAAACTGTAGTTGGTCATGAAGGGCAGGCAGGATCTCTCCCAACTGCCGATTGTTCTCATCCACAAAGCCTGCTTGAGTATCCATTGCCTCTATCGTATCCCCAGCACCTTCCTGCATTAGGGTCTCTTTTCCATTCGCAGATTCTGTCTCCAAACCACCACTCACATCGGCCACATTGGCatcccttgcatgtagccagccggggtttgatcctcagaagcccaatatggtcctgagccctccagaagGGATCCTTAGAGCAGAGCCTCATCTGCTGCAGTGCTCCAACTATAGTCAACGTGTTATTGCATGAATAATTGTTTGCTGAATCCCATAAAGAGTGAAGTTTTCCAGAAAGATCTACAGGTCAAATATTTAGCCCCAGATCTACTTCCTCCCAGGAGCTGGGCTTTAGCAGAAGTCACGTCTAAGGTTTTTATCTATATGTATTAACGTTTGTGTATGATGTGAGACAGTGGTACACCCCAATCTTTTACATGTGACTTACCAATTTTCCTAATATCAATTATTAAAGagatttttcttcctcccttttatGCTCTTGATTTCTTGGTTATCATTTAACTGCCTGCATATAGTGAGGATTTATCTGAGTGTTCAATTCTATTCTACTGGAAGAAAATATTGCAACTAATTTGGAGTCACAAAAAAAGGTTGCTTGACTgagggggagagtaaatgatcatgcaaggagtctatagttaatcccatgacagtatacttcaggggtggagaaaccctgtatctcctagaccaagggaattccctctataatatccccaatagttactgtgcctatgcacgggggaaaagaaaaaaaatcacaaaataatcattttatccacatatatatttattgattgatttttttttgttttctttgtgggggggccacacccggcgttgctcagaggttactcctggctgtctgctcagaaatagctcctggcaggcacaggggaccatatgggacaccgggattcgaaccaaccacctttggtcctggattggctgcttgcaaggcaaacgccgctgtgctatctctccggggattgagtgatttttttgacttctttattttggtatagatattgaagtcgctgtctccaattttattttattttctctttctctttctttttgcaccccggcatggtttgatttcaggactgagactattgtgtggtgcttgtctttattgctctagtgctcactggatatttaatttgatatttctttctgtattgttgtggtgtttcaattacctttttcatgtcctctctcaaattgaggttgaaagcctctagaaggactccgcccattttcagcttatttgatttttttaaaaattttatttatttacttattttttaccccattctattgcttttctttccttcaaacaaaaccacatacctcgatttatctagctccgcctctcaaatagagggggaaacaagggagggtaccaggaccaaacagatatatgatcactaatagtaagctagacaaagaggggtccacctactctagcagcccagggggtgatggtgggggatatgggttgcagaaagggattgggaatggggggaggactaatttggtgatgggtatttccctgattcaatgttaatatttacctaaatactactgtgaaagatatgtaagtcaatatgatcaaaataaaaattaagaaaagaaaaaagaaaaggttgctTGAAGAGGCATATACTTATAGAGGAGCACTATTATTTATTACATTAGacatattgtatattattataccCATATTAAATGCTATAAATAAATATCTGCATGAAATACATAGAGATTtgggcttttgcttttttggggggtgccacacccgttttgatgctcaggggttactcctggctacacactcataaattgcccctggcttggggggaccatatgggatgctgggggatcgaaccatggtccttccttggctagcgcttgcaaggcagacaccttacctctagcgccacctcaccggcctcattGAAGTCACATTTTCTTATGCAAActacaaaaaattaatatacagACGCTCTGAATGTCCTACAAAATTTTGTAGGAATTTGgttaaatgaatttataaattcatataaattcACCATCAATCTTGACTAGAATTCAATGAATTTCTCACCACTTAAGTTCACCAGATTAGGTGATCACTCTTCAAACTTGTGGgatcaaatgtattttattttcttactgaatCAGTGAGCATCTGGGCATCTGGAAGTGGTAGTTACTGTGGGAAGCATTGTGATATTTGTTTCTTTGGAACTCATCATGTTGTTGCATAATTAggttattcataaaataattttttttaaattacaatggATGATGCTTACATATGGTCATCCTGGACACGCCACAGGGTATGAGGAGCTGAAGCCTAGTAAGTCTCTAGAAGATGCCTGAGGCCTAACAGTCTCTAGGAGTCTCTCAAGAGACCTGAACAAGGATGCAGCCTGCCTTTACTAAGGTCAATCTAAAAGGTTACGTGAGGCATTGTGACAAACACTAAGGCCAGTAACCTtgagagaaaaacatattttagccAGAACATATTCTAGACACATCCGGTGGGTTCTCCCGTGGGAGAAGCAATATTTGTTATCTATGTAGCCAGGTGCTAGGGAGAGTTATGTTAGGAAATCTTTGCTTATTATGTAGCTAGACGACTTGAGGAATCTTAAGGAAAAAAACTTATGCTGTTATCTGTGTAACCACAAGCCTTGAATGATCTGCCCTCTTTACAATAAACGGAAGCTAGCTGATTCCActaattttcccattttctttgtctgTGTCTGTTCTTTGTTTGTATGTTCTAAACCCATATTCCCTCCAAGAAATTAACCCTCGTTTGTGGTTTCCCTGCAGGGACAAGGAGCCCACAACATGGTTCCCAaattctccaggagtgattcctaaaagcAGAGCTCAAAGTGAATTCTGAACACAtttggtgtggccaaacaaacaaaactacagtGTGTCCTAACTATGGAATTCATAATCCTAGCTCTCTCCATTCAGAACTGACACTTAGTAGGCACAGGCTCATTAATAGTTAATGGGGGGTGGGgcgaagagatagaacagcagggaaaacatttgccttgcactcagcagacctgggtttgatccccagtatcctatatggtcccctgagccagctaggaatactttattgagtgcagagtcaggagtaacccctgagtgctgctggatgtggccctaaaagaaaaaaatatagaatttattggttattatggtttttaaataattcatgaCTTGTTGGGAATCACTCTGGACTCTATCGATGGATGtactggaaacatccaagatccAGAATATAAGAATTAACATCTAAAAGCTGGAAGAGGGggctaaagcgatagcacagtggatatggtatttgccttgaacatggctaatcagggttcgatccccagcattccatatggtcctttgagcttgccagtagtgattcctgagtcaagagccaagagtaaagagccaggagtaacccctaagcaccactgagtgtagcctaaaagtcaaataaatacatataattaaaaaattaaaaaattaataaaagctgGAAGGTGAGTGGAATCTTGACAATTCTGCCATCTGCAATCCTTGGTGCTATAATCAATTTCTGGTCCCAATGCATCCAGGTATGTGTGTCCGAGCATCACAGCATAAAAGGGTAAAACCCCCCCCATGAGCACTCCACTTGATCAACACATGTGTGAACAACACAATTAATGTGTAACGCACAAGCACTACAATCATCATGTGCCTGAACTCCATAACTAACATCAATCCCCAGTGAGTATGTGTGCGAAGGACCACAATTATAAGGAGTGGGTGAGTACACAGCAAAGTGTGCTAGTGACAGAATCAAGGCATGCATAAATCTTACTCACCACATTCAGTTAGAAgagatgagagaaaaataaatgaatgagtggataaaaggtgttttttaaaaaaaagtttttaaactaACATTAACCCTAGAAGAGCTAGTGTTTGTCCAATTGATTGATACCCATATTTTAGCCATTTTAGAGAGTTTTAGAAGCATATATCCCTATATCAGTGTCTTGAaaagtttctatattttataaaacatcttTTTGCACATCTAGgccattttcttttcaaaaaagaaattaatgaaagaaGTGGAGAGAAATTAATGAAGGAAGGGCGAGGCAAAAGGAATGCAATCATATGCATATTAATCAGGAGAGAATTAGATGATTTTCATATGAAACATACCCCAGGCATCTGAAAAGTCAAGACATTAGAAAATACCCAGATCACAAATATTATTGATTAAAGATATTTATCACTACTCCACTTACTactccaaactacaacaaactacACCTTAAGCTAATAATGATGGTTAAATGGAACATAATTAAATTACAttacataactatttttaaattacatataataaaatgtagataTAACTTTGGCCAGAGCaacaaatagtacagtgagtggggtccttgccttgaatgtggctgactcaagttcaatccctggcactgcagagcGTCGTCCAAGCTCACcagatgtgatctctgagcacagagccaggaa from the Suncus etruscus isolate mSunEtr1 chromosome 10, mSunEtr1.pri.cur, whole genome shotgun sequence genome contains:
- the LOC126020415 gene encoding LOW QUALITY PROTEIN: set1/Ash2 histone methyltransferase complex subunit ASH2-like (The sequence of the model RefSeq protein was modified relative to this genomic sequence to represent the inferred CDS: inserted 5 bases in 3 codons; deleted 1 base in 1 codon), producing MQEGAGDTIEAMDTQAGFVDENNRQLGEXSCLPFMTNYSFRCNVCRHSGNTYFLRKQXNLKEMCRSALANLTWQSRTQDEHPKTMFSKDKDIIPFIDKYWECMTTRQRPGKMTWPNKIVKIMSKERDVFLVKEHPDPGSKDPEEEYPKFGLLDQDLSNIGPAYDNQKQSSAMSTGGNLNGGITAGSSGKGRVAKRKQQDGGTTGTAKKARSDPLFSAQRLPPHGYPLEHPFNKDGYRYILAEPEPHAPDPEKLELGCWAGKPIPGDLYRACLYERVLLALHDRAPQLKISDNRLTVVGEKGYSMVRASHGVRKGTWYFEITVDEMPPDTAARLGWSQPLGNLQAPLAYDKFSYSWRSKKGTKFHQSIGKHYSSGYEQGDVLGFYINLSEDTETAKSLPDTYKDEDLIKLKSYLYFEEKDFVDKAEKSLKQMPHSEIIFYKNGVNQGVAYKDIFERVYFPAILLYKSCTVSINFGPCFKFPPKDLTYRPMSDMGXLVEHTLADVLYHMETEVDRRHSPPWEP